The following coding sequences lie in one Aedes albopictus strain Foshan unplaced genomic scaffold, AalbF5 HiC_scaffold_691, whole genome shotgun sequence genomic window:
- the LOC109414181 gene encoding serine protease inhibitor 77Ba: MIKTEMAAVSAFTSVNGMFARSAVIFALIAIVAGQGPSVDGSTINNADQQQTPIRINESFYKGSQNFALNFFKQVSLTVDSDRNVTTTNIFVSPLSVWNLLALLSEGAEGETLKEILQVMNVEDQNVIKHHFKSFQETINVNAKGVEISSAQFMFTDKNHPVKHDFEHIVDTYYGEKLFEALDFSSSNASLRESYNHINKVVSDATKGQIKRAIHPTNLEQARLLLLSVLFFQGEWTFPFNRSLTNDSVPFYDENERVVTTVPMMFQKAILPFAAFRELEAQIVELPYGGDRFLSMLVILPRRGVPLHEVVQRLANFNMEMIFRELRQAAEEYEDDEVEVFLPRFQISSDYVLKSVLFNMGMKKAFHTGLAEFNKIASDIVVNDIFQKNKIVVNEEGTTASSVSGAVFVNKATPPRFIANRPFAFLIVDKRNDLILFMGQVKDPMRL; this comes from the exons ATGATCAAGACGGAGATGGCGGCGGTGTCGGCGTTTACTAGCG TTAATGGAATGTTTGCGCGGAGTGCGGTGATTTTTGCATTGATTGCTATTGTTGCGGGTCAAGGTCCAAGTGTAGATGGGTCGACGATAAATAATGCAGATCAACAGCAAACACCGATCAGAATAAATGAAAGCTTTTACAAAGGATCGCAAAACTTCGCTCTTAACTTTTTCAAG CAAGTTAGTCTCACTGTTGATAGTGATCGTAATGTGACAACGACCAATATCTTCGTGTCCCCGTTATCGGTGTGGAATCTGTTGGCTTTACTCAGCGAAGGAGCCGAAGGTGAAACGCTCAAGGAGATTCTTCAAGTTATGAATGTGGAAGATCAAAACGTTATCAAGCACCACTTCAAAAGTTTCCAGGAAACTATCAA TGTAAATGCCAAAGGTGTAGAGATCTCTTCCGCCCAGTTCATGTTCACCGACAAGAACCACCCGGTGAAGCACGATTTCGAACACATCGTTGACACCTACTACGGGGAGAAACTGTTCGAAGCCTTGGATTTCAGCTCATCGAACGCCTCGTTGCGTGAGAGTTATAATCACATCAACAAAGTCGTATCCGATGCAACCAAAGGACAAATCAAACGAGCGATCCATCCTACTAATCTGGAACAAGCTCGTCTGCTGCTACTTTCAGTATTGTTCTTCCAAGGGGAATGGACG TTTCCTTTCAACCGATCGTTAACCAACGATAGCGTTCCATTCTACGATGAGAACGAGAGAGTCGTGACCACGGTACCGATGATGTTCCAGAAAGCTATTTTGCCATTTGCTGCCTTCCGCGAGCTGGAAGCCCAAATCGTAGAACTTCCCTATGGAGGTGATCGTTTCCTGAGCATGTTGGTGATCTTGCCTCGGAGGGGCGTTCCTCTGCATGAAGTTGTCCAAAGGTTAGCGAACTTCAACATGGAAATGATCTTCAGGGAACTCAGACAGGCAGCAGAAGAATACGAAGATGACGAGGTGGAAGTGTTCCTTCCTCGGTTCCAGATATCCTCAGACTACGTTCTCAAATCGGTGCTATTCAAT ATGGGAATGAAGAAAGCATTCCACACCGGTCTGGCGGAATTCAACAAGATTGCCAGCGATATCGTCGTGAACGACATTTTCCAGAAGAACAAAATCGTGGTCAACGAAGAGGGAACGACGGCCTCGTCCGTGTCCGGAGCCGTCTTTGTGAACAAAGCCACTCCGCCGAGGTTCATTGCAAATCGACCCTTTGCGTTTCTGATCGTCGATAAGCGAAACGATCTGATCCTGTTCATGGGCCAGGTGAAGGATCCGATGAGGCTCTAA